From the genome of Gracilimonas sediminicola:
CGCATGCGGATTCTTCTTTTCATGGCTGAAACAAAGTCGGTAATAAGCCTATCAGATCTTGAAGAAAAGTTTACCCATGCAGATCGAACAACGCTTTATCGTACCTTAAAAACATTCTTAGAACATGGTTTGGTGCATCAAATAAACGATGCAAGTGGGATAACTAAATATGCCCTTTGTTCTGAAAACTGTACCTGTTCGTACCCGGATGATGTGCACGTTCATTTTTATTGTTTATCCTGTGAACAAACATTTTGTTTTCCACATCTTGGCATTCCTAACTACGATCTGCCCGAAAATTTTACTCCATCCAACGGCAATTTTGTGATAACCGGGAGTTGTCCTTCCTGTTCTTCCTGATCTTTGCAATTGAGTTGCATTACAAATAATCCTTATTATCTGCATTCTACTTAATCACAATATTTCCCCTTAAAGAATTGTATTTTTTCAGAGCATACATACGTAATCTGAATGTTGCGACAATCGCATCTTTTCTTTTTTCATGGGCAGGGTTTTTCTTTTTTCTACCCTTAAGTGTTTCTGTATTAGCAAGTACTCATGATGTTTCCTCTACCTACAACTTAGATAAAGGCTGTTTTGAAATTGTATTACAACATTCAGAAGAGACTAATTCAGGGTACAAAACAGTTGAAAAAAAGCACCATCAATTTCAAAATCAGTGCTGCTATGATGATGCACTGTTAAGAAATGAGTGCCCGGACTGTAAGTTTATGTTTCCAATCATTCCTTATTTGTTTGGGAACTATGGTGAACCTGTTTT
Proteins encoded in this window:
- a CDS encoding Fur family transcriptional regulator, whose protein sequence is MRMRILLFMAETKSVISLSDLEEKFTHADRTTLYRTLKTFLEHGLVHQINDASGITKYALCSENCTCSYPDDVHVHFYCLSCEQTFCFPHLGIPNYDLPENFTPSNGNFVITGSCPSCSS